The following nucleotide sequence is from Cellvibrio sp. PSBB006.
CAACATCGACGCATTCTGGTACTCCGCATCCCGTAATAAACGCTTTGCTTCTTCTACACGATAACCATTGATAAACTCAAAAAAATTCTTGCCAAAATGTTGGTTCAATATGCGTGATAACGTCCGCTCCGGCAGCGAGAGGCGTTTCGCCAGCAGCTCGATACTGATATTGGAATCGAGAAAAGGTTTTTCCTTTGCCATAAAACTTTGTAAACGCTCGACTTGCTCCTGTTTAAAAAAAGGCGACGCCGGTTCTGCGGGTATATTGCGTTGATCGTCAATGCCATCAAATAAATGGGTATAGCGAATACTGATAAACACCAGCGAGTTCACAAAAAAGAAGGTGAAGTAATTGGTGCAGATACCGAGGATGTTGGCCAGATCCGAACCGATCCGATTGCCGATGACATGAATCAATAACGCCCAGCTTGCAATCAGGACAAAGCCACTGACAAACCAGGTCAGCCAACGCCGCTCACGATCCTCCAGGTTGGCATAGTTATCGCGCAGCAAGCGACGATAGCGATGCAATTCATACAGGCACCAGCTGCCGTACAACATGATCGATAAATTGCGCAGCGTGATGGTATGGGTCATTAATCCACCCCACATAAATTCCAGATCGCCCATCATCTCCACTTGCGTGGTATCTGG
It contains:
- a CDS encoding AraC family transcriptional regulator — protein: MNTLSPDSLLFNAHDLILLMAASQYLLLAVLLESTRRRNDISSHLLALILVLNTFKAIDVLLVWSDSLRNIVLAWDPDILLLGGFAYWLEGPLLYGYVSTVLYRDFRFKPLYLIHLVPVCVLGAILLWQYYLQPDTTQVEMMGDLEFMWGGLMTHTITLRNLSIMLYGSWCLYELHRYRRLLRDNYANLEDRERRWLTWFVSGFVLIASWALLIHVIGNRIGSDLANILGICTNYFTFFFVNSLVFISIRYTHLFDGIDDQRNIPAEPASPFFKQEQVERLQSFMAKEKPFLDSNISIELLAKRLSLPERTLSRILNQHFGKNFFEFINGYRVEEAKRLLRDAEYQNASMLDILAMAGFTSKSTFNTIFKKHLGQTPSQYRQENSSDKHTPT